In the genome of Nitrososphaerales archaeon, one region contains:
- a CDS encoding winged helix-turn-helix domain-containing protein: MVEGGLQRKERRHKLQIYYDILVAIQQETTAEGGARPTRIQHLSNMSYDKLVRYLDELVEKEMISRGETLVLTDKAREFLRDYEKVKDLIERMGLE; this comes from the coding sequence ATGGTGGAAGGAGGGTTGCAAAGAAAGGAGAGGAGACATAAGTTACAGATATACTATGATATCTTGGTAGCAATACAACAGGAAACAACAGCGGAGGGTGGTGCAAGGCCCACTAGAATCCAACATCTATCAAATATGTCATATGATAAACTTGTGCGCTATCTTGATGAACTCGTAGAGAAGGAGATGATTTCCAGGGGCGAAACCCTTGTTCTCACCGATAAGGCCCGTGAATTCTTGCGAGATTACGAAAAAGTGAAAGACCTCATTGAAAGAATGGGTCTGGAATAG